In Campylobacter showae, the genomic stretch GCTAAGAATTTAGGTAAAGCAAATAAGAAATTTGATGAGAGTTTAAAAGAAAATAATGTAAATAATGATACTATTGTAAATTCTAACGCCAATTTAAAGCGCAACGAGCATAGTTTGAACAATAAAAATGGTAGTGTCCAGGCCGGTAGAGAGATTGGGGGATTAAGGAATAATGATGTTACGATACCTTATATAGGTAAAATAAAAGATGTACAATTGGCAAAAAATATAAATGAAACTATATGAGACATTATAAATAATCCGATAAAATCTAAAACTTAAATGAAAAAAAGAAAATGGGATTGGCTTTGGCTCAATTAAACTTAAGCGGATTCTCTCTTATCAGTTTTAATAGTTTCTGATATAAGTTTTTCTGTGTAGTTTTAGTATTATATCTTAATTCACATTTTTTTAAATGAAGCAGGAAGCTCTCTTTTTGATCCCTTTAAATTTAGATAATCTATGTTTAGCATATCCCCAGAAATTCTCAATGCCATTTATATGGTTTTTACCATTAGCGAATTCATTTTTATAGTGTTTTACTCTGTAGTGTGCCTTGGCTCCATAATCCACTAATATCCATCATAAGCCTTCCAGCAATCAGAGTAAATTACACTCTCGTCTAATTCGCTCTTGTGCTTGCACTCTCTTTGAGAAAAACTCCTTCGAAAGTTTTTAACTTATCTTGAGCCTTATAGCATTAAAATAAAAGAGGTAACTACGACCAAAAACTTTGAGCTTTTAAGTTTTACCTCAAAAGCCAAAATTTGAAGCATTTTGGGGAAGGAATACTATAAATTTACAAAAATGGAAAAAGGTGTGATAATTATGTGGTTTTTAAAGAAAATTCATCGAATATCCGATAGAAAATCAGCTAGAAACTCCGTCTGACAGAATTCAGGTCCTTTTTAAGAAGGTCTCTTCTTGCAGTTATGATGACTGCGAAGGATATGCTAATATTGTAAACATCGAGAAGTTTACAGGCAATGCCCCAAGAGTAAAGGTATTTTCAAAATCTAATGCATAAAATTTGTAGTATCTAGGTTTTTTAGAACACTTTTTATAAATTTTTTTAAAATTATACTTTTATTATGCTTTTGATTTAAAATCATATTTATATTTTAAACTAACCACAAAATTTCACAAAGGAGAAAAGATGCAAAGACGAGATTTTTTAAAAGCTGCAGCAGCTACAGCCGCTGGTGCAAGTAGCTTAAACGCAACAAGTCTCATAAGTGACAACCTAATGAGCGACACGCCTGCAAAGATGAGCGCAAGCCATTTTGGTGCTATCAAAGGGCTAGTTAAAAACGGTAAATTTGAAGGTGTATTAGATGCCAGCGAGATTGACTTTTACCCAGTTAGTCTAACTCAAGGCGTGGTTGCTAGAACCTACGATCAAACTCGTATCGCGCGTCCAAGCGTGCGCAAAGGATACCTTGAAAAAGGCTATCAAAGCGATAAATCAATGCGCGGTAAGGACGAGTGGGTTGAGATAAGCTGGGAGCAGGCTTTTAAACTAGTAGCCGACGAACTAAAACGTGTTAATAAAGAATATGGCGGTAGCGCAATCTACGGCGGTAGCTACGGTTGGTATAGCGTTGGTAGCGTTAATAACCCGCAAACGCTTCTTGGCCGTATGCTAAATATCATTGGCGGCTACACGACTCGCACGCTAAACTACTCGCAGCATGCTATTAGTGCGATTACGCCACACGTTGCAGGCTCTGACGAGGGCAACTCTCTTGTTACTGCGTGGCCTGTGATACTTAAAAACACCGAGGTTGTCGTCATATGGGGAGCTGATCCGATCAATACAAACCAGATCGCATGGGGCGTGGCAGATCATGAGAGCTACATTTATTTTCGTAAGTTAAAAGAGCAGATGAAAAAACGTGGCATCAAAGTCATAACGATCGATCCAGTTTATAACAACACCGCAAACTACCTAAACTCAGAGCACATTTTTGTCAATCCAACAACCGACGTTGCTATGATGATGGCGATATGTTACGAGATGATGAACGCTGGCGTGGCTGATGAGAAATTTCTAAAAAAATATACAAGCGGCTCAGAACAATTTATCGCTTATCTCAAAGGCGAGAGTGAGGATAAAGTCGTGAAAAATGCGGCTTGGGCAGCAAAAATTTGTGGCGTAAGCGAGGCGGATATTATAAATTTGGCTAAAATTTTTGGCTCAAAACGTACTATGTTAATGGGCGGTTGGGGACCACAGCGCGCACATCACGGTGAGCAGTTTCACTGGATGATGATAACGCTTGCTGCGTTTATTGGACAGATCGGCTTGCCTGGTGGCGGATATGGCTTTGGTTACCACTACTCTGACGGCGGTTGCCCAAGTCCAGCTGCGCCAAACGGTAGCGCACTTGCACTTGCAAGCGGCTCTGCTACGACATCTACGGCTTTCCCAGGACTAGGAGCTATCGGCATCGTACCATCAACTGAGGGCGAGTGGAAAAACCGCAGTAATATTGCTATTCCTGTTTCAAGAATCCTTGATTGCATAAACAACCCTGACAAAGAGGTCGATTTTAACTGCAAAAAGATTACCTATCCGACTATAAAAATGGCATACTGGGCTGGCGGCAATCCATTCCATCATGCGCCAGATACAAATTTAATGGCCAAAACATTTGAAAAGCTTGATACATTTATCGTGCAAGATTGCTTCTGGACGGCTTCGGCTCGCATGGCTGACATCGTTTTGCCGGCTACCACCGAGCAAGAGAGAGATGACATCACAAAATCTCATACAAACAAATTTATTATAGCTATGCACAAGATTGCCGAGCCATACGAGCAAGCTAAAAACGACTACCAAATTTACTGCGGCATTTTAAAAGAATTTGGCGATAAAGAGTACATGGCATTTAGCGAGGGTAAGAGTGAAATGGACTGGATCAAGCAGTTTTATAATGCCTCAAAGAAAAAGGGCGATGATGCAAAACTAGGCATGCCAAGTTTTGAGGAGTTTTGGGCGAAAGGTTATGTTGAGTTTAAAGTCCCGCCTCACGCTCACGAATACGTAACTATGGCCGAATATAGAAAAAATCCTATCATCAACCGCCTAGGAACGCCATCTGGCAAGTTTGAAATTTTGTCTAAAAAGATTGCAAAAGCGGCTTATGATGACTGTAAGGCGCACCCAACTTGGATGGAGCCGATGGAGTGGCTAGGAGACGTGGAAAAAACAAAAAAATACCCATTAAATTTAGTAACTCCACACCCAAAATACCGCCTTCACAGCCAACTAAACAACACATGGCTTAGAAACATTGAAGAAGTTCAAGGCAGAGAGCCTGTATGGATGCATCCAGACGATGCAAAAGCTAGAGGTCTTGAAAACGGCGATGTGGTAAGAATTTTTAACGATCGAGGTCAAACTTTAGCAGGACTTATCGTGACTAAAAACGTAAAACAGGGCGTTGTTAGAATGCAAGAGGGCAGCTGGTGGGATCCAGATAAAAACGGACTTTGCAGGCACGGAAACGTAAACGTCCTAATACCAAACGAGCCAACCTCAAGCCTTGCTATGGGAAATCAAGCAACTGCACTCGTGCAAATCGAGAAATTTGAGGGTGAATTGCCAAGCCTAGAGGTCTTTTCTCAGCCAAAATTTGCAAAAAAAGGATAAGAAGTGAAAAAAATAGTTATATTTTTAGGGCTTAGTGCTGCGCTTTTTGCTAACGATGCTTATGTCGGTACGCCAGCTAAAATTTTAGATAAGGTTGGCGGCAAAGAGATCGGTCAGCTTTTTGTGGGCGCAAAAGTCAAGGTATTAAAAGATAGCGGCAATTTCGCCGAAGTCGAATATAACGGCTTTGTGCCTGGCGAGGGCAATACGGCTTATGCTAGACTAGGTGTCCTAGAGAGCGACATAAGTGTTAAAAACGATAAAAATTTCAAGAAAAATGGCGTCCAAAAAGATGACTATGACAACGAATGGATCAAGGTTAGCGTTAAGGGAGTAGTTGACAAAAAGGCTTTAAAATCAAATTTAGACGAAGTTTATAAACCTGGCGAAGAGTTGTTTAAAGAGCGATGTGGGGCATGTCATGCACTACACGGATACGATGAGTTTAACGTAAATGTTTGGCCAAGTGTTATAAAAACTATGATTGGCAACGCTGGACTTGATGAGACAGAAACGCAAACTTTGACTAGATTTTTACAAAGTAAAGCTCCAATAGAATAACTTTATTTTGTGCATCGTCTTTCATGAGCTAGAAAATTTCGGCCTTTGGTAGACTATATATCTACTCTTAGGACGAAATTTTCTCTACAACTCGCTTTTAGAAAATCAAATCATAGTACTATTATTTTTCAAATTTGACTTTTTGCGCTTAAATTTAAATTTTACACGCTGCTTTAAAGGCAAATTTTTAAACTTCGTCATCAAGCGAGAGCTTGTAGCCAAGTCCTTGAACGTTTTTGATAAGTTGTGTATAGGTTTTGGTGCGTAGTTTGTTTATGTAGTTTCGTATCGTTTCAAATGACGCTACTTTACCGTTCCATGCGAAATTTTCTATCATATCAAACGATACGACTCGCTCTTTATTTATCGCTAGGATATGCAAAAGTCGCTGTTCGGTTCTAGTTAAAACGATGGTTTCGCTCTCTTTATAAAGTAATCTGCCTTGTGTATCGTAGCTAAATCCACGACCTAGATTTAAACGTTTACTAGTCTTTACGCCGTTTTTTGTGGCCATTAATATCATGATTAAAAGCTGCTGTTTATCAAATGGCTTTTTAAGCAGATTTGAATTTTGTATGCTTAGCGAGTTTTGTAAATTTTCATCGGTATCATAGGCCGTAATAAAAATGATCGACACACGCTCGTCAAGCTCTCTAACTCGTTTTGCCATCGTTGTTCCGCTCATATGGGTCATATTTATATCAGTGATGATAATATCGATGTCGTTTTTGCTAAAGCTCTCAAGACCGTCTTGCCCGTTTTGCGCCTTGTAAATTTGCCCTACATATGGTGCAAGAAGTCCAGCCAAAACTCCTTGCAGCTGCGTGTCATCCTCAACTAAAAGCACATTTAAGCGTGCTAACTCTTTAAAAATTTCGTTCATTTTAACAGCTCTATTTCAAATTTTGTCGGGTTTTTAGCATTTGCAAGTCTTATGTCGCCACGTAGTTTTTTCTCAAAAATCAGCTTGCAAAGATAAAGCCCCATACCGGTGCCATCGTCGCCTTTTGTTGTAAAAAACGGTTCAAAAATTTTATCTAAAAGCTCGCTATCTACGCCATTTGCATTATCCTCGATAGTGATAATAAATTTGTTCTCATCTTGACGAAGATTTATTTCTACATAAGGAATGAAGTTGTCGGTACTTTTTGCCTTTTTGGCCAGCTCGTCTTTTGCGTTTGTGATAAGGTTCATAAGCACATGTTTTATGTAGTTTGCATAGCCTTTGATCTCATGAGGTCCATCGTCGTATGTAAAGCGTAACTCGATATTTTTTACTTGAAGCTGTGGTCGGCAAATGTATAAAACATCATCAAGCACGTCGATTAAGTCAAATTCTTTCTCGCAAAAATCCTCTTTGTAAAAATCCCTAAAAACATCGATAGTCTCATTCATAAGCTCAACGTTCATGCGTATATTTTCAATGTTTTTTAGTGCCATTTTATCGCCATTCTTGCCGCTTAACAGCTCATGCGTATCGCTTGCAAGAAGCAAAAGGGTATTCAGGGGCTGCTTGTATTGATGCGAGATCACGCTTATCATCTCGCCAAGTGCTGCCATTTTGGAGTTTTGCAGTAAAATTTGCTCTTGTTTTTGCCTATTTTGTTCCAAACCCACTTCATGCGTAATATCGTGCGACATGATAAAAACACCCTCAAATACGCCTTGCTTGTTAAGCAGCGGCAAAAACTCTGTTTTATAAAACAGCTTGCCCTTTTTTGAAGTCAGGCTAAAGCTCTTGGTTGGGTTGCTGCTGATTTGCGTAAATATACTCTGTGTGGTTTTATTTGAGCAAAAAATATTAGAGAGTTCTTTTAAATTTTTACCGATATTTGCCTTAAATTTTAGGCCAAAAATTTTCTCGAATTCTTTGTTGATAAAGGCGATATTGCCGTCTTTATCCGTGATAACAAGCCCACCTATTGGATTTTTGGCAAAAAGATTTAGAAGGTGTTTGTTTTTGTAAAATTTTCGCTGTGCCACGTAAAGACTAGCAAAGGCGCAAATACCAAAAAATGCCAATGCCAAAAAAATACCAAGATCTTTTAATGCTTTTTTGTCGATTTGCCTGTAAATCATGCCCTCATCAAGCACGCTAACTAGCATCCATTTGCTATTTGCGAGCGTATCATATACAAAAATATAAGGCTTATTTTTGATAAGAATTTGCTCATTTCCTTGTTTTTTAACTGAAATTTTTTGCAATACCTCTTTGGTTTGAGCGCCTGAAAAGTCTAAAATTTGCTCTGTTTGATCGAGGATGTTTTTGCCATCTACCATTAAAAACGCTGAGCCATTTGCAAGCGGAAAGAGTGCGGCAAGCTCCTTTTGAAAAATTTCAAAGTCAAGGTCAGCCGTCAAAACACCTATAAATTTACCATTTTTTAAAAGCGGCGTTGAGACAGAGATGACGTAGATGCCAAGCTGATGGTCTATATATGGCTCAGTAAAGCTTGTTGTCATACTCTCTTTTGCAGCCACAAACCAAGGGCGGTCTGAGAAATTATATTGCGGCTCGATTTCGTTACTTGCGACAAATCTGTAGCTATCCGGATATCCGGCATAGACTGCTAAAAAGCTACCCGTTCTAGCAACAATGCTAAGCACGCCTTTTATCGTAGTATAATCTTGTGTATAATCTTTTGTCGCAACAAATTTTGCTGTCTTCTCAAGCAGTCGCTTTTGCTGCTCGATACGCTCATTTATGATTGCCTTGTATTTTTGTACGGTTTTTATTTGACTTAAGACGGCAGAGTCGTAGGTTTGTTGTTTGTTTTCATCATAGTTTGTAAAAACTAGATAAAAATATCCCACAGCAACGGCGACTAATAAAATGTAAAAATAATTTTGCTTGAATTTCATTTCGCTATTATAGAATTTTTAAGATAAAAGTGCACAATAACGATAGAAAATTTGTTGTTTTTCTGTTTTATACCATTTGATCTTAATGATACAAATGTGGTCATAATTGTAAGTGGCGCATAGGCGAGAGCGATAAGCAATATAGGGTTTTATGTAGATGGGTTTGAGTGAAGAATTGAACTATCTTAATATAAATAACAAAATATTTTATTTTTGATAATATTTGCCAACAATAAACAATAGGATAAATTTGATCTTTTG encodes the following:
- a CDS encoding response regulator transcription factor — its product is MNEIFKELARLNVLLVEDDTQLQGVLAGLLAPYVGQIYKAQNGQDGLESFSKNDIDIIITDINMTHMSGTTMAKRVRELDERVSIIFITAYDTDENLQNSLSIQNSNLLKKPFDKQQLLIMILMATKNGVKTSKRLNLGRGFSYDTQGRLLYKESETIVLTRTEQRLLHILAINKERVVSFDMIENFAWNGKVASFETIRNYINKLRTKTYTQLIKNVQGLGYKLSLDDEV
- a CDS encoding cache domain-containing protein; translated protein: MKFKQNYFYILLVAVAVGYFYLVFTNYDENKQQTYDSAVLSQIKTVQKYKAIINERIEQQKRLLEKTAKFVATKDYTQDYTTIKGVLSIVARTGSFLAVYAGYPDSYRFVASNEIEPQYNFSDRPWFVAAKESMTTSFTEPYIDHQLGIYVISVSTPLLKNGKFIGVLTADLDFEIFQKELAALFPLANGSAFLMVDGKNILDQTEQILDFSGAQTKEVLQKISVKKQGNEQILIKNKPYIFVYDTLANSKWMLVSVLDEGMIYRQIDKKALKDLGIFLALAFFGICAFASLYVAQRKFYKNKHLLNLFAKNPIGGLVITDKDGNIAFINKEFEKIFGLKFKANIGKNLKELSNIFCSNKTTQSIFTQISSNPTKSFSLTSKKGKLFYKTEFLPLLNKQGVFEGVFIMSHDITHEVGLEQNRQKQEQILLQNSKMAALGEMISVISHQYKQPLNTLLLLASDTHELLSGKNGDKMALKNIENIRMNVELMNETIDVFRDFYKEDFCEKEFDLIDVLDDVLYICRPQLQVKNIELRFTYDDGPHEIKGYANYIKHVLMNLITNAKDELAKKAKSTDNFIPYVEINLRQDENKFIITIEDNANGVDSELLDKIFEPFFTTKGDDGTGMGLYLCKLIFEKKLRGDIRLANAKNPTKFEIELLK